A genomic region of Azoarcus sp. KH32C contains the following coding sequences:
- the zapD gene encoding cell division protein ZapD: MISYEYPLNERIRTLLRLEDLYQKLAHFLRGEAALDHHVALQTLFEILEVASRADLKVDLVQELERQRQILLSFRNNPEISEEALSGALYEIEQASSSLLAMAGKIGQYLRENEWLMAIRSRATIPGGVCQFDLPSYHYWLNRDPEQRRSDLGGWSHPLMPIRDGLTIVLRLLRASGRPEMQLARAGTYQLMMAGRSAQMLRLRVSPADAVVPEISANKYALNVRFMLSETVLRPRLAERDVQFELTFCSL; the protein is encoded by the coding sequence GTGATCAGCTACGAATATCCTCTCAACGAGCGTATCCGCACGCTCCTGCGCCTCGAGGACCTGTACCAGAAGCTCGCCCACTTCCTGCGCGGAGAAGCCGCGCTGGACCATCACGTCGCACTGCAAACCCTGTTCGAGATCCTCGAAGTCGCCAGCCGGGCCGACCTGAAGGTCGACCTGGTGCAGGAGTTGGAGCGCCAGCGCCAGATCCTCCTGTCCTTCCGCAACAACCCCGAGATCTCCGAAGAAGCGCTCTCCGGCGCCCTGTATGAAATCGAACAGGCCTCGTCCTCGCTGCTCGCGATGGCCGGCAAGATCGGCCAGTACCTGCGCGAAAACGAATGGCTGATGGCGATCCGCAGCCGCGCGACGATCCCCGGCGGCGTGTGCCAGTTCGACCTGCCCTCCTACCATTACTGGCTCAACCGCGATCCCGAACAGCGCCGCAGCGACCTCGGCGGCTGGAGTCATCCCCTGATGCCGATCCGCGACGGCCTGACTATCGTGTTGCGCCTGCTGCGCGCCAGCGGTCGCCCCGAAATGCAACTTGCGCGCGCCGGAACGTACCAATTGATGATGGCCGGCCGCAGTGCCCAGATGCTGCGGCTACGGGTTTCCCCCGCCGACGCGGTGGTGCCCGAAATCAGCGCCAACAAGTACGCGCTGAACGTGCGCTTCATGCTGTCGGAAACGGTTCTCCGCCCCCGTCTCGCCGAGCGCGACGTTCAGTTCGAACTGACTTTCTGTAGCCTCTGA
- the glnL gene encoding nitrogen regulation protein NR(II), with protein sequence MPTTTPKTPGFQGPFAGLDLLSSAVVLVDEALSIRYLNAGAENLFAVSHRRLLGAPLSQLLGDPPGLSAALNNALNTNWSYTGQDLKIPRPNGEPLRLDCIVSPAEAAGVSLLLEFRPIDAQLRVAREEQLLQQQQANRELIRNLAHEIKNPLGGIRGSAQLLERELADPQLREYTQVIIAEADRLQDLMNRLLTSHCMMRPGQLNIHDVLERVRRLILAEFPDLKIRRDYDTSLPDLTADREQMIQAILNIARNAAQAMEGRGEIQLRTRVARQVTLAKRRFKLALELQVIDNGPGIPDEIRDKIFYPLVSGREGGSGLGLSLAQSFIEQHQGMIDVESRKGYTCFTILLPIIDRA encoded by the coding sequence ATGCCAACTACAACACCCAAGACCCCCGGCTTTCAGGGCCCCTTCGCCGGCCTGGACCTGCTCTCGTCCGCCGTCGTGCTGGTCGACGAGGCCCTTTCGATCCGCTACCTCAATGCCGGCGCGGAAAACCTCTTCGCGGTGAGCCATCGCCGACTGCTCGGCGCCCCGCTGTCGCAGCTGCTCGGCGATCCGCCCGGCCTGTCCGCGGCGCTGAACAACGCCCTCAACACCAACTGGAGCTACACCGGGCAGGACCTGAAAATCCCGCGTCCGAACGGCGAACCGCTACGCCTCGACTGCATCGTCAGTCCGGCCGAAGCGGCCGGCGTGAGCCTGCTGCTGGAATTCCGCCCGATCGACGCCCAACTCAGGGTCGCTCGCGAAGAACAGCTGCTGCAGCAACAACAGGCCAACCGCGAACTCATCCGCAATCTCGCCCACGAGATCAAGAACCCGCTCGGCGGCATCCGCGGCTCCGCCCAGCTCCTCGAACGCGAACTCGCCGACCCGCAGCTGCGCGAATATACCCAAGTCATCATCGCCGAAGCCGACCGCCTGCAGGACCTGATGAACCGCCTGCTCACCTCGCACTGCATGATGCGCCCCGGCCAGCTCAACATCCACGACGTCCTCGAGCGCGTGCGCCGGCTGATCCTCGCCGAGTTTCCCGACCTGAAAATCCGTCGCGACTATGACACGAGCCTCCCGGATCTGACTGCGGACCGCGAGCAGATGATCCAGGCGATCCTCAACATTGCGCGCAATGCCGCCCAGGCGATGGAAGGCCGCGGCGAGATCCAGCTGCGCACCCGCGTCGCCCGCCAGGTGACGCTCGCCAAGCGCCGCTTCAAACTGGCATTGGAATTGCAAGTCATCGACAACGGCCCCGGCATTCCGGATGAGATTCGCGACAAGATCTTCTATCCGCTCGTATCGGGCCGCGAAGGCGGAAGCGGGCTCGGGCTGTCGCTGGCCCAAAGCTTCATCGAGCAGCATCAGGGCATGATCGACGTGGAGAGCCGCAAGGGATACACCTGCTTCACCATCCTGCTACCGATAATCGACCGCGCATGA
- the coaE gene encoding dephospho-CoA kinase (Dephospho-CoA kinase (CoaE) performs the final step in coenzyme A biosynthesis.) yields MTSSPFIVGLTGGIGSGKSAAATRFAELGATVVDTDLIAHALTAPAGLAMTPIREAFGDAVIAPDGALDRKAMRDRAFADPSERKRLEAILHPMIRAECERRAREATGAYVVLVVPLLVESGSYRERCHRICIVDCPEELQVARVMARNGIPEAQVRAIMATQATREARLAAADDVIDNSSDLPALIAQADRLHQAYLQAARAARPITLP; encoded by the coding sequence ATGACTTCCTCACCGTTCATCGTCGGCCTCACCGGCGGCATCGGCAGCGGCAAGAGCGCCGCAGCAACCCGCTTCGCCGAACTCGGCGCCACCGTCGTCGACACCGACCTCATCGCCCATGCCCTCACGGCGCCGGCCGGCCTCGCAATGACACCGATCCGCGAAGCCTTCGGCGACGCCGTGATCGCCCCCGACGGCGCCCTCGATCGCAAGGCCATGCGCGACCGCGCCTTCGCCGATCCATCGGAACGTAAGCGGCTCGAGGCGATCCTTCACCCGATGATCCGTGCAGAATGCGAACGCCGGGCGCGCGAGGCCACGGGCGCATACGTCGTCCTGGTCGTGCCGCTCCTGGTCGAATCCGGGAGCTACCGCGAACGCTGCCACCGCATCTGCATCGTGGATTGCCCGGAGGAACTCCAAGTCGCGCGCGTCATGGCGCGCAACGGCATTCCCGAGGCCCAGGTACGCGCCATCATGGCAACCCAGGCAACGCGCGAAGCCCGTCTTGCCGCCGCCGACGATGTCATCGACAACAGCAGCGATCTGCCGGCACTAATCGCTCAGGCCGACCGTCTGCACCAGGCCTACCTCCAGGCCGCACGTGCAGCACGGCCGATTACGCTTCCGTAA
- a CDS encoding DNA gyrase inhibitor YacG, with amino-acid sequence MSQVRTVKCPQCGAPVPWVPESRYRPFCSERCKQIDLGAWASESYRMPASAPGDPGEGDDAPGPRQND; translated from the coding sequence ATGTCCCAGGTCCGCACCGTCAAATGCCCGCAATGCGGCGCCCCGGTCCCGTGGGTGCCCGAAAGCCGCTATCGTCCGTTCTGCTCCGAACGTTGCAAGCAGATCGATCTCGGCGCCTGGGCCTCCGAAAGCTATCGAATGCCAGCCTCGGCCCCGGGCGACCCGGGCGAAGGCGACGACGCCCCCGGCCCGCGTCAGAACGACTGA
- a CDS encoding type III pantothenate kinase, with protein MILLIDAGNTRIKWAVLDGDTWLANDALAHGAVGELRAIAAAHPGVTRIFGANVAGPQVAAAIADALDGLAPPPQWLQSSAQSCGVINAYDNPRQLGCDRWAALIGARAQHAGAGLVVNAGTATTVDVLDADGHFRGGIILPGERLMRRSLAGNTAQLPFSEGRYTATPRNTADAIASGCLNAQAGAIERMFRHVADQADACCLLSGGGADALAGLLNVPLRRIDNLVLKGLAAIAATEPPPIR; from the coding sequence GTGATCCTGCTGATCGACGCCGGCAACACGCGTATCAAGTGGGCGGTGCTCGACGGCGATACATGGCTCGCGAACGACGCACTGGCGCACGGCGCGGTAGGGGAATTGCGCGCAATCGCGGCCGCACATCCCGGCGTCACCCGGATCTTCGGCGCCAACGTCGCCGGCCCGCAGGTCGCCGCCGCCATCGCCGACGCGCTGGACGGCCTCGCACCTCCCCCGCAGTGGCTGCAGTCGTCTGCGCAATCCTGCGGCGTCATCAACGCCTACGACAACCCGAGACAACTCGGCTGCGACCGCTGGGCGGCCCTGATCGGCGCACGCGCGCAGCACGCGGGCGCCGGCCTCGTCGTCAATGCCGGCACCGCGACCACCGTCGACGTGCTCGATGCGGACGGCCATTTTCGCGGCGGTATCATCCTTCCGGGCGAACGGCTGATGCGCCGTTCGCTCGCCGGCAACACGGCACAACTGCCCTTCTCGGAGGGCCGGTACACCGCGACGCCCCGCAACACTGCCGACGCGATCGCCTCCGGCTGCCTCAACGCGCAGGCAGGCGCGATCGAGCGCATGTTCCGTCACGTCGCCGACCAAGCCGATGCCTGCTGCCTGTTGAGCGGCGGAGGAGCCGACGCGCTCGCCGGCCTCCTGAACGTCCCACTACGACGCATCGACAACCTCGTACTCAAAGGGCTCGCGGCGATCGCCGCGACGGAGCCGCCCCCAATTCGCTAA
- a CDS encoding SPOR domain-containing protein has product MKRVLFLVLLLLNLLAFAFSRGWLGTPAPEGEPERLTNQLNPERIVLRPAETPHAEEAKPKAPEPVPSPETTQAPAPAAAPANDAKAPAAKAANGHDETCVALTGLSEAQADNLAQNLRAATAAVRATHETATAPSSWWVHIPASGGKEAAERRVAELRSLGIEDLFIMQEPGPNQYAVSLGLFKSEAKAQQHLAMLQNKRVRTAAIATRNTVVHRVEMRGSAAAVDTMSASRVVRQSGATIGECKP; this is encoded by the coding sequence ATGAAGCGCGTCCTGTTTCTCGTCCTGCTCCTCCTCAACCTGCTGGCCTTCGCGTTCTCGCGCGGCTGGCTGGGCACGCCGGCGCCCGAGGGGGAGCCGGAACGGCTGACGAACCAGCTCAACCCCGAGCGCATCGTCCTGCGCCCCGCGGAAACCCCGCACGCAGAAGAAGCCAAACCGAAGGCTCCGGAGCCGGTGCCGTCCCCCGAAACGACGCAGGCGCCAGCGCCTGCCGCGGCACCGGCGAACGACGCGAAGGCGCCCGCTGCCAAGGCCGCCAACGGCCACGACGAGACCTGCGTTGCGCTCACGGGCCTGAGCGAAGCCCAAGCCGACAACCTCGCGCAGAACCTGCGCGCGGCAACAGCCGCGGTGCGCGCCACGCACGAGACCGCTACCGCCCCGTCGTCGTGGTGGGTGCACATCCCCGCGAGCGGAGGGAAGGAAGCTGCGGAACGCCGCGTCGCCGAGCTGCGCTCGCTCGGCATCGAGGACTTGTTCATCATGCAGGAGCCGGGGCCAAACCAATACGCCGTGTCGCTGGGCCTGTTCAAGTCCGAAGCCAAGGCGCAGCAACACCTCGCGATGCTGCAGAACAAACGGGTGCGCACGGCGGCCATCGCCACACGCAATACCGTGGTCCATCGCGTCGAAATGCGCGGCTCCGCCGCAGCAGTCGATACCATGTCCGCCTCGCGCGTCGTCCGTCAATCCGGCGCCACCATCGGCGAATGCAAACCATGA
- a CDS encoding DUF4124 domain-containing protein: protein MDKRIFPVLLTLLTAPLAQAQVFKCVDANGAITYTNDRSAGRGCKQLSEDLPVSSVPAPAKRTNGAAPSQSTPSNFPRVAPEDQRSRDDTRRQVLEKELATEEAALAEAQKALAEQEAQFTLAQRKLPVAQARIQERQDKVDTHMRNIEALKKEIGNLR, encoded by the coding sequence ATGGACAAGAGAATCTTTCCGGTACTGCTGACCCTGCTGACGGCTCCGCTCGCGCAGGCTCAGGTATTCAAGTGCGTTGATGCCAACGGCGCGATCACCTACACCAACGATCGCAGCGCCGGGCGGGGCTGCAAGCAGTTGAGCGAAGACCTGCCGGTCTCGTCGGTGCCGGCGCCCGCCAAGCGGACGAACGGCGCAGCGCCTTCGCAATCCACGCCGTCGAACTTCCCCCGCGTCGCTCCCGAAGACCAGCGCAGCCGCGACGACACGCGCCGCCAGGTGCTCGAGAAGGAACTCGCCACCGAGGAGGCGGCGCTCGCCGAAGCGCAGAAAGCACTGGCCGAACAGGAAGCGCAATTCACGCTGGCACAGCGCAAGCTCCCCGTCGCGCAGGCCCGCATCCAGGAACGACAGGACAAGGTCGACACGCACATGCGCAACATCGAGGCGCTGAAAAAGGAAATTGGCAACTTGAGGTAA
- the ntrC gene encoding nitrogen regulation protein NR(I), translated as MNTVWIVDDDRSIRWVLEKALSREDIPHRSFSSANEALAALEVETHPPKVLISDIRMPGESGLGLLKRVKTLHPQLPVIIMTAYSDLESAVSAFQGGAFEYLPKPFDVDQAVALVQRAIAQSAHQTGAPEETALTPEILGQAPAMQEVFRAIGRLAQSHATVLINGESGSGKELVARALHRHSPRRDAPFIAINTAAIPRDLLESELFGHERGAFTGAAAQRRGRFEQAEGGTLFLDEIGDMPAELQTRLLRVLSDNHFYRVGGQQPIRANVRVIAATHQNLEDRVRQGLFREDLFHRLNVIRLRLPPLRERHEDIPILVRHFLQRSAQELGVEPKRMSDAAIKYLQAQPFPGNVRQLENLCHWLTVMAPGQTVEIPDLPPDMRDQPDREMPISWSEGLALETDRMIATAPGEVFDRLTREFERTLIRRALSATGGRRIEAAQLLGIGRNTITRKIQELGMDDERASSADAGRHSSS; from the coding sequence ATGAACACCGTCTGGATCGTTGATGATGACCGTTCCATCCGCTGGGTGCTCGAAAAAGCGCTCAGCCGTGAGGACATCCCCCACCGCAGTTTCTCGTCGGCAAACGAGGCCCTTGCCGCGCTCGAAGTCGAGACGCATCCGCCCAAGGTGTTGATTTCAGACATTCGGATGCCCGGCGAATCGGGCCTGGGCCTGCTCAAACGGGTCAAGACGCTGCACCCGCAACTGCCGGTCATCATCATGACCGCCTATTCCGACTTGGAGAGCGCCGTGTCCGCCTTCCAGGGCGGGGCCTTCGAATACCTGCCCAAACCCTTCGACGTCGACCAGGCCGTCGCACTGGTTCAGCGCGCGATTGCGCAAAGCGCGCACCAAACAGGTGCACCAGAGGAGACCGCGCTCACTCCGGAGATCCTCGGCCAGGCGCCGGCGATGCAGGAAGTCTTCCGCGCGATCGGCCGGCTGGCCCAGTCCCATGCCACGGTCCTGATCAACGGCGAATCGGGCTCGGGCAAGGAACTGGTCGCGCGCGCCCTGCATCGTCACAGCCCCCGGCGCGACGCGCCCTTCATCGCGATCAACACCGCTGCGATCCCGCGCGACCTCCTCGAATCCGAACTCTTCGGTCACGAACGCGGAGCCTTCACCGGTGCCGCCGCACAACGGCGAGGCCGCTTCGAGCAGGCCGAAGGCGGCACGCTCTTCCTCGACGAGATCGGCGACATGCCGGCCGAGCTGCAGACCCGCCTGCTGCGAGTGCTCTCGGACAATCACTTCTACCGGGTCGGCGGTCAGCAACCGATTCGCGCCAACGTGCGCGTCATCGCCGCCACCCACCAGAACCTCGAAGATCGCGTCCGCCAGGGACTCTTCCGCGAGGACCTCTTCCATCGCCTCAACGTCATCCGGCTGCGCCTGCCACCGCTGCGCGAGCGCCACGAAGACATCCCCATCCTCGTGCGCCACTTCCTGCAACGCAGCGCCCAGGAATTGGGCGTCGAGCCGAAGCGCATGTCCGACGCGGCCATCAAGTATCTGCAGGCCCAGCCCTTCCCCGGCAACGTCCGTCAACTCGAGAACCTCTGCCACTGGCTCACGGTGATGGCACCCGGGCAGACCGTCGAGATCCCCGACCTGCCGCCCGACATGCGCGACCAACCGGATCGCGAGATGCCGATCAGTTGGTCCGAGGGCCTCGCGCTCGAGACCGACCGCATGATCGCGACCGCGCCCGGCGAGGTCTTCGATCGCCTGACGCGAGAGTTCGAGCGAACGCTGATTCGCCGCGCCCTCAGCGCGACCGGGGGACGACGCATCGAGGCGGCGCAACTCCTGGGCATCGGCCGCAACACGATCACGCGCAAGATCCAGGAACTGGGCATGGACGACGAACGGGCTTCCTCGGCAGACGCCGGACGCCATTCCTCGTCATGA
- a CDS encoding biotin--[acetyl-CoA-carboxylase] ligase, with amino-acid sequence MDSTSSNSSLSADAILRHLGPLGREFALQVLAECASTNSQLMDAPPADDGRVHVVVAERQTAGRGRRGRQWQSWSGGSLTFSSLWRFAPGAPVPAGLSLVAGLAVVRALEKLGLQGLQLKWPNDVLVNGSKLAGILVELQPGRGRTPAAVVGIGINLRLPDEAQIPDQPAVTDLARHLDPSPSPEALLAAVLTELHLLFDTYAAAGFTALRGAWQQRNAFADLPVRISGEGVDVVGVCIGVDEDGALLVRNEKGVARILSGEVSLRAVQ; translated from the coding sequence GTGGATTCAACCTCCTCCAACAGCTCATTGTCTGCCGATGCGATTCTGCGGCATCTCGGTCCATTGGGCCGTGAATTCGCCCTGCAAGTACTGGCCGAATGCGCCTCGACCAATAGCCAGTTGATGGACGCACCACCTGCGGATGATGGCCGCGTGCACGTGGTGGTCGCCGAGCGTCAGACCGCCGGCCGTGGCCGTCGCGGCCGGCAATGGCAGTCCTGGAGCGGCGGCAGTCTGACGTTTTCGAGCCTGTGGCGCTTCGCCCCCGGCGCGCCGGTCCCCGCGGGCCTGTCGCTCGTCGCCGGTCTCGCCGTCGTACGCGCCCTTGAAAAGCTCGGACTGCAGGGTCTGCAGCTGAAATGGCCGAATGACGTCCTCGTCAACGGCAGCAAGCTCGCGGGCATTCTCGTCGAACTGCAGCCGGGCCGCGGCCGCACGCCTGCCGCCGTCGTCGGCATCGGTATCAACCTGCGCCTCCCCGACGAGGCACAGATTCCGGACCAGCCGGCGGTCACCGATCTCGCACGCCATCTCGACCCGTCCCCCTCTCCGGAAGCGCTCCTCGCTGCGGTGCTGACCGAGCTCCACCTGCTGTTCGACACCTACGCTGCTGCCGGCTTCACGGCACTACGCGGGGCCTGGCAGCAGCGCAACGCATTTGCGGATCTGCCCGTACGGATCAGCGGCGAAGGCGTGGATGTCGTCGGCGTGTGCATCGGGGTCGATGAGGACGGCGCCCTGTTGGTCCGTAACGAGAAGGGCGTCGCGCGGATCCTGTCCGGCGAAGTGTCGCTGAGGGCTGTCCAGTGA
- a CDS encoding TrpB-like pyridoxal phosphate-dependent enzyme yields the protein MTEPTRILLEENEIPTHWYNVVADMPNAPTPPLGPDGKPVSPEQLLAIFPGQILEQEMSAERWIPIPDEVREVYKIWRPSPLMRAVRLERALGTPAKIFFKYEGVSPAGSHKPNSAVPQAFYNRQAGIKRLTTETGAGQWGSSISFAGQMFGLEVRVYMVKVSYHQKPYRRLMMQTWGAEVFASPSELTQTGRDALARDPENQGSLGLAISEAVEEAAGRADTNYTLGSVLNHVLLHQTIIGLEAKKQFDKIGLYPDVVLGPCGGGSSFGGLAFPFLADKAAGDARAQNLRCVAVEPTSCPTLTKGQYAYDFGDASGFTPLMKMYTLGHDFMPPGIHAGGLRYHGDSPLVSQLYHEGLLEAVAVPQLATFEAGVMFARNEGIIPAPESCHAIRAAIDEALKCKATGEPKVILFNLTGHGHFDMSAYERFFAGQLENYDYPAEAVAQSLAHLPKVG from the coding sequence ATGACCGAACCGACGCGCATCCTGCTCGAAGAAAACGAAATCCCGACGCACTGGTACAACGTCGTCGCGGACATGCCGAACGCCCCGACCCCGCCGCTGGGCCCGGACGGCAAGCCGGTCAGCCCCGAGCAGCTCCTCGCGATCTTCCCCGGTCAGATCCTCGAACAGGAAATGAGCGCCGAGCGCTGGATTCCGATTCCCGACGAAGTGCGCGAGGTCTACAAGATCTGGCGTCCCAGTCCGCTGATGCGTGCCGTGCGCCTCGAACGCGCCCTTGGCACGCCGGCAAAGATCTTCTTCAAGTACGAAGGCGTCTCGCCCGCCGGCTCGCACAAGCCCAACTCCGCCGTGCCGCAGGCCTTCTACAATCGCCAGGCCGGCATCAAGCGCCTCACCACCGAGACCGGCGCCGGCCAGTGGGGCTCGTCGATCTCCTTCGCCGGCCAGATGTTCGGCCTCGAAGTCCGCGTCTACATGGTCAAGGTCAGCTATCACCAGAAACCCTACCGCCGCCTGATGATGCAGACCTGGGGCGCGGAAGTGTTCGCGAGCCCCTCGGAGCTGACGCAGACCGGCCGCGACGCGCTCGCGCGCGATCCGGAGAACCAGGGCTCGCTTGGTCTCGCGATCTCGGAAGCCGTCGAGGAAGCAGCGGGTCGCGCCGACACCAACTACACGCTCGGCTCGGTGCTCAACCACGTACTGCTGCACCAGACCATCATCGGCCTCGAGGCGAAGAAGCAGTTCGACAAGATCGGCCTCTATCCCGACGTCGTGCTCGGCCCCTGCGGTGGCGGCTCCAGCTTCGGCGGCCTCGCCTTCCCCTTCCTCGCCGACAAGGCGGCGGGTGACGCCCGGGCGCAGAACCTGCGTTGCGTCGCCGTCGAACCCACCTCCTGCCCCACGCTGACCAAGGGCCAATACGCCTACGACTTCGGCGACGCCTCCGGCTTCACGCCGTTGATGAAGATGTACACGCTGGGCCACGACTTCATGCCGCCCGGCATCCACGCCGGTGGCCTGCGCTACCACGGCGACTCGCCGCTCGTGTCGCAGCTCTACCACGAAGGCCTGCTCGAAGCGGTCGCCGTGCCCCAGCTCGCCACCTTCGAGGCCGGCGTCATGTTCGCGCGCAACGAAGGGATCATCCCCGCGCCCGAGTCCTGCCACGCAATCCGTGCCGCGATCGACGAGGCGCTCAAGTGCAAGGCCACCGGCGAACCCAAAGTCATCCTCTTCAACCTCACCGGCCACGGCCACTTCGACATGAGCGCCTACGAGCGCTTCTTCGCGGGGCAGCTCGAAAACTACGACTATCCGGCCGAAGCCGTCGCACAATCGCTGGCGCATCTACCGAAGGTCGGCTGA
- a CDS encoding Nudix family hydrolase: MKKRVDVAAGVIVRPDGRFLLGQRAPDTFYAGYWEFPGGKVEAGESPAAALVRELDEELGIRVGKVYPWVTREHLYEHAHVRLHFFEVAEWEGTVSDHVHSALSWESMDRPAVGPMLPANGPILKALRLPRWMGITQCAEMGVEGQLERLDAAFARGLRLVQVREPQMTTGDRLQLLQRVLERARSCDATVVVNRDLEAAARAGAHGVHLSADQLGELAERPDFEWVGASCHTRAELERAAALGLDYAVLGAVLPTRTHPGQPALGWERFEELVRDLPIPVLALGGVGPADMDVARSHGAHGVAAIRASWDQSF, from the coding sequence ATGAAGAAGCGGGTCGATGTGGCTGCGGGCGTGATCGTGCGCCCGGACGGGCGGTTTTTGCTGGGACAGCGCGCCCCGGATACCTTCTATGCGGGATATTGGGAGTTTCCGGGCGGCAAGGTGGAGGCGGGCGAGTCGCCGGCGGCCGCCCTGGTGCGTGAGCTCGACGAGGAGCTGGGGATCCGGGTCGGAAAGGTTTATCCGTGGGTGACGCGGGAACACCTCTACGAACATGCGCACGTCCGGCTGCACTTCTTTGAAGTGGCCGAGTGGGAGGGAACGGTCAGCGACCACGTGCACAGCGCGCTGTCGTGGGAGTCCATGGATCGGCCTGCAGTCGGGCCGATGCTGCCTGCCAATGGGCCGATCCTGAAGGCGCTGCGTCTGCCGCGCTGGATGGGCATTACGCAGTGCGCGGAGATGGGCGTCGAGGGGCAGCTCGAGCGGCTCGACGCGGCCTTTGCGCGTGGATTGCGCTTGGTGCAGGTGCGCGAGCCGCAGATGACGACGGGCGATCGCCTGCAACTGCTACAGCGCGTGCTCGAACGGGCGCGCTCGTGTGATGCGACGGTCGTGGTGAACCGGGATCTGGAGGCGGCGGCGAGGGCGGGAGCCCACGGCGTGCACCTATCGGCCGATCAGCTGGGCGAGCTGGCCGAGCGTCCGGACTTCGAGTGGGTCGGTGCCTCGTGCCATACCCGGGCGGAGCTCGAACGGGCAGCGGCGCTTGGGCTCGATTACGCGGTCCTGGGCGCGGTTCTGCCGACTCGCACCCATCCGGGGCAGCCGGCGCTCGGGTGGGAGCGGTTCGAGGAGCTGGTGCGGGATCTGCCGATACCGGTGCTGGCGCTCGGTGGGGTCGGACCGGCTGATATGGATGTTGCGCGTTCGCACGGCGCGCATGGCGTCGCCGCGATTCGCGCGAGCTGGGATCAGTCGTTCTGA